AAGGGCTGGGTCGCCGGTTACCCGAACGCGCTGCCCGCCGCGTCCGTCGAGCTGTACCGCGCAGCCGTCCGGGGCGACCTCGACACCGCGCTGCCCCTCTACCGGCAGCTGCATCCGCTGCTGCGGTGGGATTCCCAGGTGGAGTTCGTCCAGGCGATCAAGCTGTCGATGGACATCGTCGGCCGGTACGGCGGGCCGGTGCGTCCGCCGCGCGTGCCGTTGCGGGCCGGCCAGGAGGCCGCCGTGCGGGCCGCCACCGAGAAGGCCGTGGCGGCGGGGCTCGTCTGAGGGCCGGACCGGGTCCGGTCGGGGAGAGAGGGAGACAGTTCATGCGCAGCAAACTCGTCCTGCACGCCGTCGATTCACACACCGAGGGCATGCCGACCCGCGTGATTACCGGCGGTATCGGCACGGTTCCCGGTGCGACGATGAACGAGCGGCGGCTGTACTTCCGCGAACACCGGGACGACATCAAGCAGTTGCTGATGAACGAGCCGCGCGGGCATGCGGCGATGAGCGGCGCGATCCTGCAGCCGTCCACCCGGCCCGACTGCGACTTCGGCGTCATCTACATCGAGGTCTCGGGCTATCTCCCGATGTGCGGGCACGGGACGATCGGGGTCGCGACCGTCCTCGTGGAGACCGGCATGGTCGAGGTCGTGGAACCGGTGACGACCATCCGGCTCGACACGCCGGCGGGGGTCGTCGTCGCCGAGGTCGCGGTGCGGGACGGGGCGGCGCGGTCGGTCACGCTCTGGAACGTGCCGTCCTTCTCCGTCGCCCTCGACCGGAAGATCGAGCTCGCGGACGGGCGGACGGTGACGTACGACCTCGCGTACGGGGGGAACTTCTACGCGATTCTGCCGCTCGACCAGTTCGGGCTGCCTTTCGACCGGGCTCGTAAGGACGACATCCTCGCCGCCGGTCTTTCATTGATGGACGCCATCAACGCCGAGGGGGAGCCGGTGCATCCGGAGGATTCCAGCATCAGGGGCTGCCATCATGTGCACCTGGTCGCGCCCGGTTCGACGGCGCGGCATTCCCGGCACGCGATGGCGATTCATCCGGGGTGGTTCGACCGGTCGCCGTGCGGGACGGGGACGAGTGCGCGGATGGCGCAGCTGTACGCGCGGGGGGAGCTGGGGCTGGAGACGGAGTTCTTGAACGAGTCGTTCATCGGGACGCGGTTCAGTGGGCGGTTGCACGGGGTCACCGAGGTGGGTGGGGTGGCGGCTGTGCTGCCGAGCTTCACGGGGCGGGCGTGGGTTACCGGGACCGCGCAGTATTTGCTTGATCCCGGGGATCCGTTTCCGGCGGGGTTCGTGTTGTAGCGGGGTGGGGTGGGGTGCGGTGCCGCTGCGCGGCGGTTTCAAAGATTGCGCCGTTCCCCGCGCCCCCCAAAGAGGCTCGTGGTCCAGGAGGTTGTTCATGGTTGTGCAGCGTGTTGGTAATCCCGTCCTGCCCGCTCTGGGGGGGAAGAAGCCCAGTTATCGGGAGCGGGTCGCGGATGCCTTGCGGGCCGCTCTCATCGCGGGGGAGCTGCGGCCCGGGGAGGTGTACTCGGCGCCCGCTCTCGCCGCCCGGTTCGGGGTGTCCGCCACCCCCGTGCGGGAGGCCCTGCTCGACCTCGCCAAGGAGGGCCTGGTCGACACCGTGCCCAACAAGGGGTTCCGGGTCACCGCCGTCTCCGAGAAGCAGCTGGACGAGTACACGCACATCCGCTCGCTCATCGAGATCCCCACCACCGTGGGCCTCGCCGCCTCCGCGGCCCCCGCCGACCTGGCGGCGCTGCGGCCCGTCGCGCAGGAGATCGTCACGGCCGCGGCGGCCGGTGACCTCATCGCGTACGTCGAGGCGGACATCCGCTTCCACCTCGGCCTGCTCGCCCTCGCCGGCAACGAACACCTCGTGGAGGTCGTCGGCGACCTCCGCAAGCGGTCCCGGCTGTACGGACTGCACGCCCTCGTCGAGGCGGGCCGGCTGGAGGCCTCCGCCGAGGAGCACCTGGAGATCCTCGACGCGCTGGCCGCCCGCGACGAGGCGGCGGTACGTGCCGTCATGACGCGGCATCTCGGGCATGTACGGGGGTTGTGGGCGGCCGAGTGACCGCGACGGCGACACGCTGTCCGGCAACGTGGCGCGGGTGTCTCCTCATGCTCTCCTGAGTGCGGCCGGGACCGGGAGCGCGAGGAGGACGTACGTGAGTGAGTGGACGCGCGGAGTGGTGGTGGTCGCCGCCGCTGTGGGCCTGTGCGTCCTGGCACCCGGTGCCGCGGCACCGGCATGGGGGCTCCGCCCCCGAACCCCCGTCGCGCAGTTCCCCGCGCCCCTTGCGGAGCCGGCCGTATCCGGCGACGACAAGATCTTCGTGTTGCCCGTCGAGTTCGCCGACTACGCGCACAATCGGATTCCGGAGCCCGACCGGTCCGTCGACAACTCCACCGTCTGGACCGCGGACTACAGCCCCGCCTACTACCAGCGGCAGATCTTCGGCACCGCCGATGACACCCTGCGCTCCTACTACCAGCGGCAGTCCAGCGGCGCCTACACCATCAGCGGCACCGTCCACGACTGGACACGCGTGGGCCGGCCCCTCGCGCACTACGGCACCGACACCTGCAAGAAGCAGGGCAAGCCGATCTCGACGTACTACTGCAATCAGCGGCTCGTCACGGACGGACTCGACCGGTGGTACGCGGATCAGCGTGCCACCGGCCGGAGCGTCGCCTCACTGCGCAAGTACCTCGCCACGTACGACACCTGGGACCGCCACGACCACGACCGGGACGGGAACTTCGACGAACCCGACGGCTATCTCGACCGTGTGATGCTGATGTTCGCGGGGGAGTCGCAGGTCAACGGCGGTGGTGTCAA
This sequence is a window from Streptomyces ortus. Protein-coding genes within it:
- a CDS encoding GntR family transcriptional regulator, yielding MVVQRVGNPVLPALGGKKPSYRERVADALRAALIAGELRPGEVYSAPALAARFGVSATPVREALLDLAKEGLVDTVPNKGFRVTAVSEKQLDEYTHIRSLIEIPTTVGLAASAAPADLAALRPVAQEIVTAAAAGDLIAYVEADIRFHLGLLALAGNEHLVEVVGDLRKRSRLYGLHALVEAGRLEASAEEHLEILDALAARDEAAVRAVMTRHLGHVRGLWAAE
- a CDS encoding proline racemase family protein translates to MRSKLVLHAVDSHTEGMPTRVITGGIGTVPGATMNERRLYFREHRDDIKQLLMNEPRGHAAMSGAILQPSTRPDCDFGVIYIEVSGYLPMCGHGTIGVATVLVETGMVEVVEPVTTIRLDTPAGVVVAEVAVRDGAARSVTLWNVPSFSVALDRKIELADGRTVTYDLAYGGNFYAILPLDQFGLPFDRARKDDILAAGLSLMDAINAEGEPVHPEDSSIRGCHHVHLVAPGSTARHSRHAMAIHPGWFDRSPCGTGTSARMAQLYARGELGLETEFLNESFIGTRFSGRLHGVTEVGGVAAVLPSFTGRAWVTGTAQYLLDPGDPFPAGFVL